Proteins encoded together in one Vigna angularis cultivar LongXiaoDou No.4 chromosome 5, ASM1680809v1, whole genome shotgun sequence window:
- the LOC108340827 gene encoding uncharacterized protein LOC108340827 has protein sequence MVPSDVCPTEDAIKIFIEHLVDPLLPAKSSVQDYPSPSQQKLVARQVRSVVLLYNYYQRKRHPQLEYLPLNEFSKLVVVLRPALLAHMQFMQNSHEEELTNVEKQLSLTEKMIMEACDVSKSLDASKNVPNIEGWPITKVAILLIDSKKEKCFLLFGSITSGVWSLVEKSLDTSSQSSLISKGLDTSCQSSLGLKGLVTSNQSSEVTPGTKQYKKKRVLKKSSKDELKVNEDVFLQVGYSAIKEATGINNTDIFLLESGTMYSESKEKEASRFYIMQCSETINEEVFEVPIQDLIKSLQGPLVTKSSGSWMITPVMDYFHVLPCYEVISKWISREAFSNTLQDTRVTEKNIKVDTPEVTEFYVNEDMFTAHDSKPNNDNIDSPKQKENTGSCTLALSDSIYEPMEMTMNENSILKSKIKEKYQYIIDNTVQVDEDLERNNPCVKYNFNGPASTVKALNVDSTNMLVTEGGTSNLASLHNSYANRPNISPEKGTVDGRILISNHSASDQEELKVLSDSKKILTQTALATLIRRRNELALQQRKIEDEIAVCDGNIQKILSDGEDNFRLKIESIIEGCNGTWLWNQERVCGQQIPPLKRKKLSEAVFITQSSCQELDDICRTNNWVLPTYHLSQSEGGFKANVTVKGVEFQCSFEGKMGSSPSEARESAAVQMITNLRSIAKLEE, from the exons ATGGTTCCATCCGATGTTTGTCCGACGGAAGATgcaattaagatatttatagaGCACTTGGTAGACCCATTGCTGCCAGCAAAGTCTTCTGTTCAGGATTACCCATCACCATCTCAACAGAAGTTAGTAGCAAGACAg GTGCGATCGGTTGTCTTACTTTACAATTACTACCAAAGGAAACGACATCCACAACTTGAATATCTTCCATTAAATGAATTTTCCAAGTTGGTTGTGGTTTTGAGGCCAGCTTTATTAGCACATATGCAATTCATGCAAAATTCACATGAAGAAGAGCTCACTAACGTGGAGAAGCAACTATCATTGACAGAAAAGATGATTATGGAAGCTTGTGATGTATCTAAATCTTTAGATGCATCAAAGAATGTTCCTAATATAGAGGGATGGCCCATTACAAAAGTAGCTATCCTTTTAATTGACAGTAAGAAGGAGAAATGCTTTTTGCTGTTTGGTTCCATTACCAGTGGGGTATGGTCTCTGGTAGAAAAAAGTTTGGACACCTCCAGCCAAAGTTCTCTGATTTCGAAAGGTCTGGACACCTCCTGCCAAAGTTCTCTGGGGTTGAAAGGTCTGGTTACCTCCAATCAAAGTTCTGAAGTTACACCGGgaacaaaacaatataaaaagaaaagagtcCTTAAAAAATCTTCAAAGGATGAATTAAAAGTCAACGAAGATGTGTTTCTGCAAGTTGGGTATTCTGCTATAAAGGAAGCCACAG GTATCAATAATactgatatttttcttttggagaGTGGCACTATGTATTCTGAGAGTAAAGAGAAGGAAGCTTCTCGGTTTTATATAATGCAGTGCTCCGAGACGATCAATGAAGAAGTTTTTGAAGTTCCTATCCAAGATTTAATTAAAAG CTTGCAGGGACCTTTGGTCACTAAGAGTTCTGGAAGTTGGATGATCACTCCTGTAATGGACTACTTTCATGTGCTTCCATGCTATGAAGTAATATCAAAGTGGATATCCAG AGAAGCATTCTCAAATACTTTGCAAGATACAAGGGTaacagagaaaaatataaaggtGGACACCCCTGAAGTAACAGAATTTTATGTAAATGAGGACATGTTTACCGCTCATGATAGTAAGCCAAACAATGATAATATTGATTCACCAAAGCAGAAAGAGAACACTGGAAGTTGCACACTTGCATTATCTGATTCTATATATGAGCCCATGGAAATGACCATGaatgaaaattcaattttaaaatcaaagatcAAAGAAAAGTATCAGTATATTATTGACAATACTGTACAAGTAGATGAAGATCTTGAAAGAAATAATCCATGTGTGAAGTATAATTTTAACGGCCCTGCAAGTACTGTCAAG GCTTTAAATGTTGATTCAACAAATATGCTCGTTACTGAAGGTGGAACCAGCAATCTTGCTTCTTTGCACAATAGTTATGCCAATAGGCCCAATATCTCACCTGAAAAAGGCACTGTAGATGGCCGTATTCTGATTTCAAATCATTCTGCGTCAGATCAAGAGGAGCTCAAAGTTCTTTCAGATTCGAAAAAGATATTGACTCAAACTGCCCTAGCTACTTTGATACGAAGGAGGAATGAATTG GCCCTTCAGCAGCGCAAGATAGAGGACGAGATTGCTGTTTGTGATGGAAATATCCAGAAAATATTAAGTG ACGGGGAAGATAACTTTAGATTAAAGATTGAATCAATTATAGAAGGCTGCAATGGTACATGGCTCTGGAATCAAGAAAGGGTGTGTGGACAACAAATCCCACCTCTTAAGAGGAAAAAATTGTCAGAGGCTGTCTTTATCACACAAAGTTCATGCCAG GAACTAGATGATATATGTCGCACAAACAATTGGGTCCTGCCAACTTATCATCTATCTCAATCAGAGG GTGGATTCAAAGCCAATGTAACTGTTAAAGGAGTGGAGTTTCAGTGTTCATTTGAAGGTAAAATGGGTTCCAGTCCTTCTGAAGCAAGAGAATCAGCTGCAGTTCAGATGATAACGAACTTGAGAAGTATAGCAAAATTAGAAGAGTGA